Genomic segment of Aphelocoma coerulescens isolate FSJ_1873_10779 chromosome 6, UR_Acoe_1.0, whole genome shotgun sequence:
ACAAATCCTTCAGGACTGGGGCCCTTCTCTTTTGGGCACACAAAGCATTGAAGCCGTTGCTGCAAAGGGTGTCCTTGCTTTGATCTTTAATTCTGTGTTTACATATGCTGTGCTCTCTTTATGAGGAATGGCTGTGATAGGGACATCCTTCTATCCAGCTGTCTGAGAGAGGCCAAAAGCCAtttctgagatcattgagtACAGCTGTTGTCTTCACTTGATGAGAATGCTCGTTAAttaatgtttggggtttttttagtcaCTTATAAAATGTCTCAAAGGGAACAAAAGGGTCACCATCTGTAGGTTACCACAAGCCAACAGACAACTTGCAGTCCAGAgtctctgctcctgcccctggGGGAGATGCACAGTGACCATTGCCTACGAAGGCCGGCACTGCTCTTCTGCTGATGAACTGGTCAGGTGCTCAAACCCTAAAATGGCCTTACTGTTTTGGGTAAGGgggaggatggtgaagggcaaAGAGGCATCCCTTCCAGCAGGAATGATCATTGTGTGACCTTGACTTGTAAGAGCCTGGAGGGAAGGGAGTTCTCAGAACTGATACCCAGAAAGAGTAACCTTAGATGAATCCATTTACCCAGAGTTTGCTGTTATTATACatagaacaaacaaaacaaacaaaaaaaccaaccaaccaaccaaaacaaaacaaaaacaaacaaacaaacaaaaaaaccaaaccaaaccaaacaaaacaaaaaagcttcaTCACAAGGGTTTGAAGGATTTTAAATCTAAAAACAATCTGTCTGCTGAGTTTTCTTGCATGTTTCTGAAATGTTAAAAATGCTGTTAgaagaaaattcctttttccatGCAGATTCACTAGATATCCCAGTCCTCTAGAGCCTTATCACGTGTGTTATGTGCAATCATTCAAATGTGGGGAAGCATCATGCATAACaagagagagaaattaaaagttGTGCATAACAGAAAACATGATGACTCTTACCTTCTATCCATTTTGCCATCTGACTCTAAAGTGAGAAGAGGAAAATGTGATTAGTTAAAAACAAGGAACAGAGGGATGATAGGCCTCCACAGAATTTGTGAGGAGACAACTAGGAGTCCACAGTTACAGCTGGTAAAGATCCAGCCATCCTTTATGAGGAAAAACTTTCCTAAAGCCCTTCTTGATTCTAGCAGCTGGAATATCACATGACAATTTTGTCAGAGCTGTATCTTAGCTAATACTTTGTCTGTTTTGAGTTTGGTTGTAGCATATCCCCAGGGTATCATGAGAAACAAGTTTGAGACTAAAGAGTAGAGTTGGTTATACTGAAATGTGACTCTGCAGTTCTAGGCAGTCCAGCAATTCAGACACTTCTAAAATAGTTCTTAGGAAAACCAGAGCTGTTGTACATACACAACTGCTAACACTGAAGCTCAGACCTGCTGTATCAGAAGATGAGGAGAGCTAGATCTATGGATAAGGGATTAGGAGTATGTTTTTCTTACCTTCAAAGACACTGTCAATCATTTTGGTTTTGGTCATGCAGATTACTACTGCTACAAAACTGATTGCTAGAACTGCTCCCAGAATAACTCCTATAATAACATATGTGTAATCTGCAAATATTGAAAACAAGTCAGTGAGTATACAccattaaataataaatacattCTTTGAGGTTCAGGTGTGCCAAACTTTAAATGAATCcctaaaaagaaaatgctgagcCAGACTACGTAGCTGAGAAGAGTCTGAGTCTATTCTTTCGAACCCCAGCATACCATGaagccatgtgaacctgtggcTAAGGGGCTTGAGGATATTCTATGATAATGAACAGCTTCAGCTTTTGGTGTGTGCAGGTCTCAGCTGAGTTTTAGCGCTAGGGCTttacttttccccccaaaaccaaaatccaccATCCCCACTCCTTTGCCACTCTGTATCCTTCCAAACTGTTACTCCTGCTTTCCATAGCTGCACATGCACATATCCACCTCCCAGTCCCtcacctcctgccctgcccagctgttCTGCCTCTGTAAGTCTTTGCTGGGAGGAAGCAGAATTTTTAAGTGTAAACTCTGATCTGTGTTGTGATTTGGCATCACTGTGTGTACAGAAGGGTCCTCCTTCATACATCAGGCAGGAGGGTGCCTGTGTTCAGGGTCTGAGTCCCATGCTCTGTCCTCCCTACACGTAATTTAAAGTGTCAGTCACATGACAGGACTGTGCAGCACTAGGCAACTACAAACTCACAGTCAGATGCTTGTGTTCTACATATAAAAGGTATACAAAGTCTTCTAAGGACATTCAGTTGTGTTGTTTTGCCTCTAACTTCCTGTCTGGAAGTGAAAATCTCACCATAAACTCACCTATTTCCTCCTCTGGGTTTCCAGAAGCATATACCTTTGCTCTCCAAAAATCTggaatggaaatattttagCCTGTTAGGACATTGAGCAGAATGCCATTTCTGGCTATTTCCAAGGGGATAGTTGAttctaatatttttaaagatagaATACAAGGCTTCCTGCTGTAGTGAAGTGTTATCAGTCAAGTTAATGAGGGCATCCTAGAAATGTGGTCACACTGTGCCAGTTTTTTGACCAGAAGAGAAAATACAATTCCAGAATTTTATGTTGCCTTAGCACTGTTTCCATTCCATGGTTTTGTCACTGCAAGCCAGAGAGCTCTCTACAAGAGAAGCTGCTATAAATCAAGAGGAAGATTACAGATACACTAAGGCTAATAAGACATGCTAATAAGTGAGGATATGGCATAGCCCAACACccctttaaagaaaaacatgaatCCCAATCCTGCCTGTAGTTCCAGTCATCAGGATGTGATTTATTGCTGGCAGAGAAGAGAGTCTTTTCCTCTTGCAAGCAAACTTTGTGGGCTGAAAGCAAACCTTTTCAGAGACTTCTATGCCAAGTACTCTGTTCATAAAAAGGACAACTCCTggctcttcccttctccataAAGTCACTGAGCCATGCTGCCTGATGCTCAGAGTGTGCAGGCCCTCAGAATGGAGTGACTTTGAAGAAAACAATTCATTCCCATATACtttatgaaggaaaaagaatcaatataaaaaaaaaagagagagagaaaaagaaaaggtgctGTTTAGTGTCAATGTTGCTTGGTTATTATAGGAAATTGTTAAAAATGGACACtcaatttcttattttttttcagtgcaaggATATTTCCACCAAAGCCTTCGCAAGTAGCTCCAAATGATGTAACTGCTGCGTAGCTGCATGAGGTGCCTGGACCATGagaaggctttgaaggcagatATGACTCCTGCATTCTAAACCTGCATGATGCTAAACTCCTGTCCCCTGCACATGCTTCAGGCAGAACATGAAGTCACTGCTTTTTGGCCAGGATGGCAGTACAGGTGGGAATACAGCTGCTTTTCATCAACACCATCTTTTCACTGGCATTCCCCACCATAgcagggaactgggaggaagtATTGTCTGGCTGAAACCCAAGTAGAATTTTAATGTCTTAAGTGCACTCAGTTTTACTACTGCTAAGGTGTCCAACATTTTAAGTCCCAGCTCCTCTTGTCCACTTTTTGCGgagaaaaaattttattttcttgaggtatgggggggggtctgtgctttcatttgttttccagTAAAATGAATGCTAGAAACATGACTGCTTTTTAACTTGAAGCATAGTCCTTATGTTCCAAAACAAGGCATTTTGGTATCTTTACAGAAATACATCTTGTGTCTGCTTTTCAGACTACTAAAACCCTGGAGCTGAGTGTGGGCCCTGGGGCTTCCAGGGTTATGTCAAAAAAATCTGATCTATTGAGTGGCTTACAACAgatctgtttttatttcctggTCTTAATCACATTTGTATTCCcaaattttaataaattacaAATCAAGCTTCAAAAATCTGGAGAAGAGCTTTCAAAAATCTTGAGTTTCAGAGCAAATGTATTTTGGGAACTATAACTCAGAGCtgaaagtcctttttttttttttgccaaactTTTCTTCATAATGAAAATGTCTGGAAACTTATTTTATACAAGCAGAAAGATTTTCTCTCCAAAACCTCCATGACACTCAGAGAAGGAGTTGTAACAGGTAGAAATCTATGCTTATACTGGCTATACTAAATGACCAAAATCAAAGTTATAAAGATAAGGAaattcaaagagaaaaagaaggtcTAAGGCTACACAGTGGGCATAAAAAGCATAGCTTCTGTTTTTCCATATTAAAAACCAGTCTCTTTGCTCTCATctgtgattttatttcattataaatTTTATAAAAACACCTTTCTTCCATCCCCTTAATTATTCCTTGTGCCCATATGAAGAATGTTTTAAATTCAAACATAATAAAAGTGATATTGTATTACTTTTATTATCCTAATGATCATAATACATGGACCTTAATGTATGCTTTCTAATGGAATTATACCAGTGACAGATTATGTGTTTTATggcagaaataatattttacatGGAATATTTTATGTAGGTCAGTTTAATACATTGAGATTAAATTActagtttcttttttaaaagggaGGGAAATTTCTGAAAACCCACAAAACTAAAGAGAATATTTTCAAGTCGTActttcaaaatgcttttaattAAGGTTTAATATCGTTTACTGGATGCTGCTTAAATACTGTTTCCTTTCAAAGACAGTGTTAGGTGGATTctatttgtttcagttttttcctGGGTGAAAAGAGGTGGATTAACTAACtcaaatacacatttttctgtttgatCTTAATCTTATCTGCAATTTAGATCTTTCGGGGATGTACAAAAACTTcccatttggggggggggggggggggggggggggatagAAATGATGCCTTAAACTCTGCAGTGCTCTCGTCCCAGTGCTGgatttctgtctctctctgtaGAGGGTTTAGACTAACACTCACGTCTTGAATAAACCCTCTGGACTTGCAGAGTATTCGCTTATGTGTGGAAGAGCCTAGCGGATGAATTTGATGCCCACACTTGAGTGACTTGTGGATCATTTTTCAAAGCCTCGAAGCAAGTGACGGTGCTCTGTGCCCTCTCCCGTGTGCCCGGCTCGGCCGCAGCGCGCAGCTGTGGGGGAGATGCGCTGCCCCGGGCTCCGGCAGCACCAGCAGGGGCTGAGATACGCGGGCTGCGTCTCCACCGCCGGGGAACACCTTGGTGAGTGTGTTGTGGGCAATCCAGAGATGAGACTGCAGCCTGGATGGGTCCTGCGTTACACGTGGGGGCAGTGCAGAAAGAGGAACTGCGAAGCTGCTCTGGGAGCCTGCGGGAGGAGCCGGGcttgctgagctgtgctggagccGGGCACACAGCGGGGCAGGTCTCACTGCCGGCTGCAAACGCAGTCCTCTGCCACTGCGGTTACCCACtgcaaggcagagctgctgagcaaGCGATGGACCCGCAGATAAATACTCGGGGCTGGGAGCCTCTAGTCTGTGATCCCGGTGTAGCTCTGGGCAGGCTTAGCGCTCGCCAGACGTGCTGCACAcagagctgagcccagcagaGAACAGATTGTGAGCCAGGCCGGGGTCCCTGTGCGCTCTGCGCCACAGCCCTGCAAACGCCGTGCCTTGCCCAGAGGTCAGTGCAGCGAGGGAAAGGGTGCAGAATGCAATTTGGGCATGAGATCAGGGAGCAGGAAGAGCTCCATTTCCCCACCGGATTAGGTGGTGTAAGCCACTCCTAGCCATAAGCTGCAGTGATAAACAGTGTGCCTCGTTTTTCACAGTGCACAGCACTTGCCTTGGTCCCTTCTGCTTGTTGCCTCCTGCTTCCACATGActttcttctcccttcctccAACAACTCATATTTCTCCTCATTGCAGCAGACAGTGGCATTGTAGCAGCCAGGAGCTCAGTGCCATTTATAACTGAGACAGCAAATAGGAAAGGAAGCAAATATCTGGGAAACCTAGAGGCAGGGTAGAAAAAAGGGATGGCTCACAGGGGATATCTGAGCAACTCCAGAGTCAAGTAAGGAATGTCCATGACAGCAAAGAGGTTATAGGCAATTATCCTGCTGGAAGCCACTCCTGAAAACCAacatataaaaatgaaagtattttaGCTGGTATTTAGTGTAGCAAAACTTCCAGCCATGTGTAAATTTCTTAATATAGGTGCTGTTGGCATCCAAGCAAATGAGTCCTTTCACTGGAATTCAGAGGCAAAATCCTTCACTCTAGTAATAGATGAGCACAGGAGTAACTCTTACATGGAGACAGGAATTGTTTGAGCTCTAGTCTGTTCCATGTACGGCTCCATCCATTGCATATAGCTTGCCTGTACCTTTCCATGTGAACACCTGCAGGCATTTTCTCTATTGCAAAACGCCTTTTGTTGTTAAACTTGTCTTGCTGCTCCTGAGTCTGCATCTCTTTGCTCT
This window contains:
- the TMEM273 gene encoding transmembrane protein 273; amino-acid sequence: MWKQEATSRRDQDFWRAKVYASGNPEEEIDYTYVIIGVILGAVLAISFVAVVICMTKTKMIDSVFEESDGKMDRRSNTGSSQNR